The Halobacterium hubeiense genome contains the following window.
TCCAGGGGTCGCTGCGCCGCCACTTCTCCGCGGCCGGCGCCATCGTCCTCGCCACCGCGATGTTCGCGCCCGCGCACATCCTCTCGCTGTCCGGGAGCCTGCAGGCGGCCGCGCTCACCATCAGCGTCCTCTCGGTGCCGAGTCTCGTCTTCGGGTTCGTCTACGAGCGCACCCGGAACATCGCCGTCCCCGCGCTCTGCCACGGCCTCTACAACGCGACGCTGTTCGGCATTCAGGCGGCTGCCCCCACCAGCACCGAGAACGCCAGCGGCCTGCTCGCCGTGCTCGCCGCGCTCCTGTAGCGCGCGTCGAGCGGACTACTCGTCCGCCCAGTCGAAGGCCGTGTTCTGGCCGCCGTCCGTCGCCGTCGCGCCCGCTCGGCCGCGGTCCTCGGCGCCGACGCCCGCTTCGTCAGCGCGGTCGCCGCCCGCGCTCTCCGGGACGTCGAACTCGTCCAGCAGCGCGGCGAGTTCCTCCGTGCGGCCCGCGAGGTCGTCCATGCGCTCGGCGACCTCGTCAGTCGCCTCGGTCTGCTCGCTGGCGCTGGCCGCGACCGTGTCCGCCTCGGCGGCGGTCTCCTCGCTGACGCTCGCGATTTCGTCGACCATCCCGACGGCGTCGGTCACCGACTGGGCGCCCTCGTCGGTCGCCTCCGAAATCTCCTGGACGGAGTGGTTGACGTTCGCGACCTCGTCCACGATGGCGTCGAAGTCCCGGAGCACGCCCTCCGCCCGGTCTATCTTGCGCTCGACCTCCGCGTCCACCTCCGCGATGGCGGTGGAGGCGTCCTCGGCGCGCTGCGTGACGGTCTCGACGAGCTCGGAGATGTCCGCGGCCTGCTCGCGGGTCTCCTCGGCGAGCCCCTTCACCTCGTCGGCGACCACCGCGAACCCGTCGCCGTCCTCGCCGGTGCGCGCGGCCTCGATGGACGCGTTCAGCGCGAGCATGTTCGTCTCCTCGGCGATGTCGTCGATGAGCTCAGTGATGCCGTCGATGCGATCGACCTCCGCCGCGAGCTCCTCGACGGTGTCCGCGACGGCCTGACTCTGCTCGCGGAGCCCCCGAAGCGCCTCGATGGTGTCCTCGACCTCCGCCCGGCCGTCCTCCCCGCGGTCGGCGGCCGCCTGCGCGGTCGCGGCGACGTCGTCGGCGCTCGCCGCGATTTCCTCGACGGTCGCGGACACCGTGTCCATCTCCGCCGCGATGTCGTTCAGCCGATTGGTCTGCTGGTTCGCGCCCGCCGCAATCTCGTCGACACTCGCGCTCACCTCCGCGCTGTGCTCGGCGACCTCCTCGACCCGCGACTCCGTCTCTGCGGACACTTCGAGGACGTCCTCGGAGAACGACTGGATGTCCGCGATGGTGTCCCCCAGCGTCCGCAACAGGTCGTTGAAGTCCTCGACGACCGCGCGGTGCTCGGCCGCCACGTCGAGGTCGTCTGGGTCGAGGAGCGCCGTGAGGTCGCCGTTGCGCGCCGCGTCGGTCGCCGCCGACAGCGCGTCCACGAGCCGTTCGAGCTGCTCGGACTGGCGCTCCAGTTCGGCCTGCTTGGCTTCCAGCTGTTCGGTGTGTGACTGGAGGCTGTCGGCCATCGTCGCCATGCTCTCCCCGAACCGGCCGGGGACGTCGGCGTCCAGCGCCGTGTCCTCGAAGTCCTGTCGGGCGAGCGCGTCGGCCTGCCGGGACGCCGTCGCGAGGTTCGCCTGCATCCGCTGGAACGACGCCACCAGCCCCGCAATCTCGTCGTCGCGGTCGGTCGCGGGGATGTCCGCGCGCTGGAACTCGCCGGCGGCGATGTCGTCGGCCGCCGCTTCCAGTTCGACCAGCGGCTCGACGAAGTCACGCTCGGCGACGAGGTACGTGTTGAAGAATGCGACCACCGACAGCGCCAGCGTCGCGCCGACGCCGACGATTTGCAGGGCGCCCGCGGTGAACAGCGCGAACGCCGCCATCGCGACCGCGCCGAGGAACTGGAGGCCGACCGCGGCCAGCATCTTCCGCTCGACCGACCCGTCAGCGCCGGCCAGCGCTATCGACCGCCAGAGAAGCGATTCGTACGACGAACGGAGGCTCATGCACGCCGGTTCGCGCGACCACGTAAAAGGGACCGGCGGCGTTTCCCAGAACCCTGTACTACTCGGTCGGCACGGGGCCGGTGCCGACGACCTCGCGGACCGCGTCCTCGAACTCGCGGCGCGTCTCGAAGTACGTGATGTCGACGTCCTCGAGCAGGGATTCGAGCGTCTGCGGGCCGTCGGGCGTCCGGACGACCGAATCGCCCTCCTTGCGGACGACCTCGCTCTTCTGCTGGGCCCACGTCAGTCGGGACGCCACGCGCGCCAGCGGTGCGCCCTCCACGGGTTCACCCTCACCGAGTTCGACGGCGGGTTCTTCCTCCTCTTCGTCGGTCTCGTCAGCCATACCCGGCGATTCGCCGGGGCGCGGATTCAACCTTTCGGAGCGTGGCCGAGCGCAGCGAGGCCACGTTGTGGCGAACGGCGACCGAAGGGAGCCGCGAGCAGCGCGCTCGACCGCCGCTCGCGCGCGCCGTCGAACGTCTGACGTACTGTTTTTACCCTGCGCGTCTAACGGGGACGCATGACCAGC
Protein-coding sequences here:
- a CDS encoding DUF5789 family protein — encoded protein: MADETDEEEEEPAVELGEGEPVEGAPLARVASRLTWAQQKSEVVRKEGDSVVRTPDGPQTLESLLEDVDITYFETRREFEDAVREVVGTGPVPTE
- a CDS encoding methyl-accepting chemotaxis protein, with translation MSLRSSYESLLWRSIALAGADGSVERKMLAAVGLQFLGAVAMAAFALFTAGALQIVGVGATLALSVVAFFNTYLVAERDFVEPLVELEAAADDIAAGEFQRADIPATDRDDEIAGLVASFQRMQANLATASRQADALARQDFEDTALDADVPGRFGESMATMADSLQSHTEQLEAKQAELERQSEQLERLVDALSAATDAARNGDLTALLDPDDLDVAAEHRAVVEDFNDLLRTLGDTIADIQSFSEDVLEVSAETESRVEEVAEHSAEVSASVDEIAAGANQQTNRLNDIAAEMDTVSATVEEIAASADDVAATAQAAADRGEDGRAEVEDTIEALRGLREQSQAVADTVEELAAEVDRIDGITELIDDIAEETNMLALNASIEAARTGEDGDGFAVVADEVKGLAEETREQAADISELVETVTQRAEDASTAIAEVDAEVERKIDRAEGVLRDFDAIVDEVANVNHSVQEISEATDEGAQSVTDAVGMVDEIASVSEETAAEADTVAASASEQTEATDEVAERMDDLAGRTEELAALLDEFDVPESAGGDRADEAGVGAEDRGRAGATATDGGQNTAFDWADE